A region from the Acidobacteriota bacterium genome encodes:
- a CDS encoding citrate (Si)-synthase produces MSKLQARLAQQVPGLRENVKKLTKGSGAVKISECTIEQAYGGMRGVKSLVCDTSEVPPDKGLIIRGIPVGQLTEQLPEETLWLLLTGETPKADELADLQAELRARARVPDYVWDVLSAMPADSHPMVMLNTAILVMERESVFRQRYDAGMRKDEYWVATLEDALRIVAVLPEIAAGVYRRRFGTGPRIAPNPELDWAADYAAMLGIADPTGNFAKLMRLYMVLHSDHESGNVSAMTTATVNSALSDLYYSLSAGLNGLAGPLHGLANQECLAWVLDTNRQFGGRPTKDQIRTYAQETLASGRVIPGYGHAVLRITDPRFNAFLAFGKKYMADDPVFQTVSNVFDTVPDILKTIQKIKDPWPNVDAASGALLYHYGLTEFAYYTVLFSVSRALGVCSQAVMARALGLPITRPKSVTSKWLEGEAARAAAAKP; encoded by the coding sequence ATGTCGAAATTACAGGCAAGACTGGCACAGCAGGTTCCAGGCCTGCGCGAGAACGTCAAGAAGCTCACCAAGGGGAGCGGCGCCGTCAAGATCTCGGAGTGCACCATCGAGCAGGCGTACGGCGGCATGCGGGGCGTCAAGTCGCTGGTGTGCGATACGTCGGAAGTGCCGCCGGATAAGGGGCTCATCATCCGCGGCATCCCCGTCGGGCAGTTGACCGAGCAGCTGCCCGAAGAGACGCTGTGGCTGCTGCTCACGGGCGAGACGCCCAAGGCCGACGAACTGGCCGATTTACAGGCCGAGTTGCGAGCCCGCGCCAGGGTGCCCGACTACGTCTGGGACGTCTTGTCGGCGATGCCCGCCGATTCGCACCCGATGGTGATGCTGAACACCGCCATCCTCGTCATGGAACGGGAGTCCGTCTTCCGCCAGCGCTACGACGCGGGCATGAGGAAGGACGAGTACTGGGTTGCCACGCTCGAAGATGCACTCAGGATCGTCGCCGTCCTGCCCGAAATCGCGGCGGGCGTCTACCGCAGGCGTTTCGGCACGGGCCCCCGCATTGCCCCGAACCCCGAGCTTGACTGGGCAGCCGACTACGCGGCGATGCTTGGCATCGCCGATCCGACCGGGAACTTCGCGAAGTTGATGCGCCTTTACATGGTGCTGCACTCCGACCACGAGAGCGGAAACGTGAGCGCGATGACGACGGCCACGGTGAATTCGGCGCTGTCGGATCTCTACTACTCGCTGTCGGCCGGGTTGAACGGCCTGGCGGGACCGCTGCACGGCCTGGCGAACCAGGAATGTCTGGCGTGGGTGCTCGACACCAACAGGCAGTTCGGCGGCCGGCCGACCAAGGACCAGATCAGGACCTACGCGCAGGAGACACTGGCTTCCGGCCGCGTGATCCCGGGGTACGGACACGCGGTGCTGCGGATCACAGACCCTCGCTTCAATGCGTTCCTCGCGTTCGGCAAGAAGTACATGGCTGACGACCCGGTGTTCCAGACCGTGTCGAATGTGTTCGACACGGTGCCGGACATCCTCAAGACGATACAGAAGATCAAGGATCCCTGGCCCAACGTGGACGCTGCTTCTGGAGCGCTGCTCTATCATTACGGCCTGACCGAATTCGCGTACTACACCGTGCTCTTCAGCGTGTCACGCGCGCTTGGCGTGTGCTCACAGGCGGTGATGGCCAGGGCCCTCGGTCTGCCGATCACGCGCCCCAAGTCGGTGACCTCGAAGTGGCTCGAAGGCGAAGCCGCCAGGGCCGCGGCCGCGAAACCGTAG
- a CDS encoding citrate (Si)-synthase, translating to MALKETLKQKIDEFRPRTTKLVKEFGKVIIDQVTIDQAIGGARDIRSLVTDISYLDPQEGIRFRGKTIPETFEALPKAPGSKYPTVESFWYFLLTGEVPTQTQVDEVVAEWKIRQAVPQYVFDAIRALPRDSHPMVMLSVGLLALQKDSKFKNFYNSGKFNKMSAWEYVYEDASDIVARIPVIAAFIYNLKFRGDKQNAIDPTLDMGANFAHMIGQCEAYKDVARMYFILHSDHESGNVSAHTTHLVHSALSDPYYAYSAGLNGLAGPLHGLANQEVLDWTIKFQQKYCATTEPTKELITKALWETLNAGQVVPGYGHAVLRKTDPRYMSQREFCLATPGLRDDPLFKLVSMIFEVAPIVLTEHGKTKNPWPNVDAQSGVIQWYFGLKERDFYTVLFGVGRALGCMANITWDRGLGYALERPKSVTTAMLEKWAAEGGRKLA from the coding sequence ATGGCCTTAAAGGAAACGCTCAAGCAGAAGATCGATGAATTCCGCCCAAGAACCACGAAGCTCGTGAAGGAATTCGGCAAGGTCATCATCGACCAGGTCACCATCGACCAGGCGATTGGCGGCGCCCGCGACATCCGGTCTCTCGTCACGGACATTTCCTACCTGGATCCGCAGGAAGGAATCCGGTTCCGTGGCAAGACCATTCCCGAAACGTTCGAGGCGCTTCCGAAGGCCCCGGGCTCCAAGTATCCGACCGTGGAGTCGTTCTGGTATTTCCTGCTGACCGGTGAAGTGCCGACCCAGACGCAGGTCGACGAAGTCGTGGCCGAGTGGAAGATCCGCCAGGCCGTACCGCAGTACGTGTTCGACGCGATCCGCGCGCTGCCGCGCGACAGCCACCCGATGGTGATGTTGTCGGTCGGGCTGCTGGCGCTGCAGAAGGATTCCAAGTTCAAGAACTTCTACAACTCAGGCAAGTTCAACAAGATGTCGGCGTGGGAGTACGTCTACGAAGACGCCTCCGACATCGTGGCGCGCATCCCTGTCATCGCGGCGTTCATCTACAACCTCAAGTTCCGGGGCGACAAGCAGAACGCCATCGACCCGACGCTCGACATGGGCGCGAATTTCGCGCACATGATCGGACAGTGCGAAGCGTACAAGGATGTCGCGCGGATGTACTTCATCCTGCACTCCGACCATGAGTCGGGCAACGTCTCGGCGCACACGACGCACCTGGTGCACTCGGCGCTGTCGGATCCCTACTACGCCTATTCGGCGGGCCTCAATGGCCTGGCGGGCCCACTGCACGGCCTCGCCAACCAGGAAGTGCTCGACTGGACGATCAAGTTCCAGCAGAAGTACTGCGCGACGACCGAGCCGACCAAGGAACTGATCACCAAGGCGCTCTGGGAGACGCTGAACGCCGGCCAGGTGGTTCCGGGCTATGGCCACGCGGTGCTCCGCAAGACCGACCCCCGCTACATGTCGCAGCGCGAGTTCTGTCTGGCGACTCCGGGCCTGAGGGACGACCCGCTATTCAAGCTGGTCTCCATGATCTTCGAGGTCGCGCCGATCGTGCTCACCGAGCACGGCAAGACGAAGAACCCCTGGCCCAACGTCGACGCACAGTCCGGCGTCATCCAGTGGTATTTCGGCCTGAAGGAACGGGATTTCTACACGGTCCTGTTCGGCGTCGGCCGTGCGCTGGGCTGCATGGCGAATATCACCTGGGACCGCGGACTCGGCTATGCCCTCGAGCGGCCGAAGTCGGTGACCACGGCGATGCTCGAGAAGTGGGCGGCGGAAGGCGGCCGCAAGCTCGCGTAG
- a CDS encoding NADP-dependent malic enzyme: MIKISDDDVFEYHEKPRPGKLEVITSKPCLTQRDLSLAYTPWVARPCLEIEKDPEAAYRFTGKGNLVAVVSNGTAVLGLGDIGAMAGKPVMEGKGVLFKRFAGVDVFDLEVNTHDPDEIVRIVKALEPTFGGINLEDIKAPECFYIEEALKKIMNIPVFHDDQHGTAIISGAALVNALEVVNKKIDQVRVVFTGAGAAGIACAEMYLNLGVKKENILFIDTVGVIWNGRTEKMNPYKQRFAVDTKLRTLTEAMKGADVFVGVSAKDLVTPEMLKTMAANPIVFAMANPDPEIEYQLALATRKDVIMASGRSDYPNQVNNVLGFPFIFRGALDVRATAINNEMKMAAARALAALAKEDVPEVVLKAYGVDAMSFGREYLIPKPFDPRVLTWEASAVAKAACDTGVARKPITDWDAYRETLERLLGPSRKIMHFVTRKARTDKPRRIVFPEGEHDSIIRAARDIIDQHIAMPVLLGRKTEILARAHRLGIDQVDFEMVDVPNEKNEQAYAESLYQLRQRKGVTLLAALDMVRDPTIYGLMMVHNGDADGYVGGMFKAYPETIRPAIQIVGLKPGVSRVSAAHLLVLKDRIFFCADTMVNIQPTAEELAEIAGLAADLARTFDTDPKVAMLAFSSFGSVPHPISKKVADAVEIVRKKFPGLVVDGEMHLDTAVVEEIVEKNYPHSRIKGDANVLVFPDLTSGNIGYKLVQRLGNADAIGPILMGMRKPINVLQHGMTVAEIVNLAAITAVSTDLQASVGRMVPPAPVGAR, translated from the coding sequence ATGATCAAGATCAGCGACGACGATGTGTTTGAGTACCACGAGAAACCAAGGCCGGGGAAGCTCGAAGTCATCACTTCGAAGCCCTGCCTGACCCAGCGCGACCTGTCCCTCGCGTACACGCCCTGGGTCGCGCGTCCCTGCCTCGAAATCGAGAAGGATCCCGAGGCAGCCTACCGCTTTACCGGCAAGGGCAACCTGGTGGCGGTCGTGTCGAACGGCACGGCCGTGCTGGGCCTGGGCGACATCGGGGCCATGGCCGGCAAACCGGTGATGGAAGGCAAGGGCGTGCTGTTCAAGAGGTTCGCGGGCGTTGACGTGTTCGACCTCGAGGTCAACACTCACGATCCGGACGAAATCGTCAGGATCGTCAAGGCGCTGGAGCCGACGTTCGGCGGCATCAACCTCGAGGACATCAAGGCGCCCGAGTGTTTCTACATCGAGGAGGCGCTCAAGAAGATCATGAACATCCCCGTGTTCCACGACGATCAGCACGGGACGGCGATCATCTCGGGTGCGGCGCTGGTCAATGCGCTGGAGGTCGTCAATAAGAAGATCGATCAGGTAAGGGTCGTCTTCACGGGCGCCGGCGCGGCCGGCATCGCGTGCGCCGAGATGTACCTGAACCTCGGCGTCAAGAAGGAGAACATCCTCTTCATCGATACCGTCGGCGTGATCTGGAACGGCCGAACCGAGAAGATGAACCCTTACAAGCAGCGGTTCGCCGTCGACACGAAACTCCGCACGCTGACAGAGGCCATGAAGGGCGCTGATGTCTTCGTGGGCGTGTCGGCCAAGGACCTGGTCACGCCCGAGATGCTGAAGACGATGGCGGCGAATCCGATCGTCTTCGCGATGGCGAACCCTGATCCGGAAATCGAGTACCAACTGGCGCTGGCGACCCGCAAGGACGTCATCATGGCCAGCGGCCGGTCCGACTATCCGAACCAGGTCAACAACGTCCTGGGGTTCCCGTTCATCTTCCGCGGCGCCCTCGATGTGCGGGCCACGGCGATCAACAACGAGATGAAGATGGCGGCGGCGCGCGCCCTGGCGGCGCTGGCGAAGGAGGATGTGCCCGAGGTCGTGCTGAAGGCCTACGGCGTTGACGCGATGTCGTTTGGCCGCGAGTACCTCATTCCGAAGCCGTTCGATCCGCGGGTGCTGACCTGGGAGGCATCCGCCGTCGCCAAGGCCGCCTGCGACACCGGCGTGGCGCGTAAGCCCATCACCGACTGGGATGCGTACCGCGAAACGCTCGAACGGCTGCTGGGGCCGTCGCGCAAGATCATGCACTTCGTGACGCGCAAGGCCCGCACGGACAAGCCGCGCCGGATCGTGTTCCCCGAAGGCGAACACGATTCGATTATCCGCGCCGCGCGCGACATCATCGATCAGCACATTGCGATGCCGGTGCTGCTGGGCCGGAAGACCGAGATCCTCGCGAGAGCGCATCGGCTGGGCATCGATCAGGTCGACTTCGAAATGGTCGACGTGCCCAACGAGAAGAACGAACAGGCCTACGCCGAGTCGCTGTACCAACTGCGCCAGCGCAAGGGCGTGACGCTGTTGGCGGCGCTGGACATGGTCCGCGATCCCACCATCTACGGGCTGATGATGGTCCACAACGGCGATGCCGATGGGTACGTCGGCGGCATGTTCAAGGCGTACCCCGAGACGATCCGGCCGGCCATCCAGATCGTGGGCCTCAAGCCCGGGGTGTCGCGCGTGTCGGCGGCGCACCTGCTGGTGCTGAAGGACCGCATCTTCTTCTGCGCCGATACGATGGTCAATATCCAGCCGACCGCCGAGGAACTGGCCGAGATTGCCGGTCTCGCCGCCGATCTGGCCCGCACCTTCGACACGGATCCGAAGGTTGCCATGCTGGCGTTTTCGAGCTTCGGATCGGTGCCGCACCCGATTTCCAAGAAGGTGGCCGACGCGGTCGAGATCGTCCGCAAGAAGTTCCCGGGATTGGTCGTTGACGGGGAAATGCACCTCGACACGGCCGTCGTCGAGGAAATCGTCGAGAAGAACTACCCGCACTCGCGCATCAAGGGCGACGCCAACGTGCTGGTGTTCCCGGACCTGACGTCCGGCAACATCGGCTACAAGCTGGTGCAGCGCCTCGGGAACGCCGACGCGATCGGGCCAATCCTGATGGGCATGAGAAAGCCCATCAACGTGCTGCAGCACGGCATGACCGTCGCCGAGATCGTCAACCTGGCGGCCATCACCGCCGTGTCGACCGACCTGCAGGCATCGGTCGGCCGGATGGTGCCGCCGGCCCCGGTTGGCGCGAGGTAA
- a CDS encoding acyl-CoA dehydratase activase — protein MAIHIGIDVGSVSINTAVFSDAPEDAEYLQRLTDNHGFQPPRPLHNESVGHGRLCVGPYVRISGAPAAQAHATLERLLGGIGRAALGSIAGTGAGAEMLARAFQIEPVSEVRVVARAVEALLPGVRTLFEIGGETSKYVRFDNHGEGGRLRISDFNTNGDCAAGTGAFLDQQAGRLQFRIEDTGQIASTARRTAQIAGRCSVFAKSDMVHAQQRGFAPEEILKGLCEAVARNFKSSITRGRSLERDIAFVGGVAANSEVSRALERVFGWEPGTLLVPPEHASFGAIGAALLASDRARGSASSASSLVLAGNAPSTHQFPRAPALTLDNVLLLREQLTAKPTEELRGTVDAYLGIDIGSVSTNLVVIDGDGAVLKEMYLRTNARPIEVVASGLRGIQEALGDRIRICGVGTTGSGRELIAELIGADAVKDEITAHKTGAVILDKTLLGLGVDTIFEIGGQDAKFIGLQDGIVVDFAMNEACAAGTGSFLEERAKELGIRIEGEFAALAMSSDAPIQLGERCTVFMERDVNNRLRDGAELKDVVAGLALSVATNYINRVVRGRRIGEVVFFQGGTAYNDAVAAAISAIIGKRVIVPPFNGVIGALGVAHLAREKMRDGRPTSFRGFAIDQVDYDMSEFTCKGCTNECQMQRFTIDGEQTYWGDKCAVRYRKAARSDRQPAIEDLVSFRERELIATYNPEAGSGPVVGLPFCLSTYDWAPFWLAVFKELDVRVLLSEPTNNQIAKRGLEATVAEPCFPVQVAHGHIRSLLEKGVDFVFVPNSISAPGDPQEKPSFFCPWNQTLPFVVRAAPFIFEHRHKVVAPTLWFNGGAAVVAASLAEAFGAIGLRWRARQVQRAVRVGFEAMGQFQSSIAEAGRRALATLDETGEPGVVLLGRSYNIYDRGVSLDVATKLRKYYGANVLGFDFLAAEADGQRWHEDTMYWHSGARVLAAASFTRDRPNLHLIYITNFKCGPDSYVKHGVLDVSGRPFLTLQFDGHNNDAGILTRCEAYLESKGVLQ, from the coding sequence ATGGCGATACATATCGGGATCGATGTCGGGTCGGTCAGCATTAACACTGCGGTGTTCTCGGACGCGCCTGAGGATGCCGAGTACCTTCAGCGCCTGACGGACAACCACGGGTTTCAGCCACCGCGCCCGCTGCACAACGAGTCGGTTGGCCATGGCCGGCTCTGCGTCGGTCCCTATGTGCGGATATCCGGCGCCCCTGCGGCGCAGGCGCACGCGACCCTCGAACGCCTGCTCGGCGGTATCGGCCGGGCCGCCCTTGGTTCGATCGCCGGCACGGGCGCCGGCGCCGAGATGCTCGCTCGGGCGTTCCAGATCGAGCCGGTGAGCGAGGTCCGGGTCGTCGCGCGGGCCGTCGAGGCCTTGCTGCCGGGCGTGCGGACCCTGTTTGAGATCGGGGGTGAGACGTCGAAGTACGTCCGCTTCGACAACCACGGCGAGGGTGGCCGGCTCCGGATTTCGGATTTCAACACGAATGGTGACTGCGCGGCTGGCACCGGGGCATTCCTTGATCAGCAGGCTGGCCGGCTTCAGTTCCGCATCGAGGACACCGGGCAGATCGCGAGCACGGCGCGGCGGACCGCGCAGATCGCCGGACGCTGTTCGGTGTTCGCGAAGAGCGACATGGTGCATGCCCAGCAGCGGGGCTTCGCGCCCGAGGAGATCCTGAAGGGCCTGTGCGAGGCCGTTGCGCGCAACTTCAAGAGCTCGATTACCAGGGGGCGCTCGCTCGAACGCGACATCGCGTTTGTCGGCGGCGTCGCGGCCAACAGCGAAGTCTCGCGAGCGTTGGAGCGGGTGTTCGGATGGGAGCCTGGCACACTGCTGGTTCCCCCTGAACACGCCTCGTTCGGGGCCATCGGGGCCGCCCTGCTGGCCTCGGACCGCGCCCGCGGCTCGGCCAGTTCGGCCTCTTCACTGGTCCTGGCCGGGAATGCGCCGAGCACCCACCAGTTTCCGCGCGCCCCCGCGCTGACGCTCGACAATGTCCTGCTGTTGCGGGAGCAACTGACCGCGAAGCCGACCGAGGAACTGCGCGGCACGGTCGACGCCTATCTCGGCATCGACATCGGGTCTGTCAGTACGAACCTGGTCGTGATCGACGGCGACGGCGCCGTGCTGAAGGAGATGTACCTACGCACCAACGCCCGGCCGATCGAAGTGGTGGCCAGCGGGCTGCGCGGGATCCAGGAAGCGCTCGGTGATCGGATTCGCATTTGCGGCGTCGGGACCACCGGGTCTGGACGGGAACTGATCGCGGAGCTGATCGGCGCCGACGCCGTCAAGGACGAGATCACGGCTCATAAGACCGGAGCGGTGATCCTGGACAAGACCCTGCTCGGCCTTGGCGTTGACACGATCTTCGAAATTGGCGGCCAGGACGCGAAGTTCATCGGTCTGCAGGATGGCATCGTCGTCGACTTCGCGATGAACGAGGCGTGCGCCGCGGGCACGGGCAGCTTCCTCGAGGAGCGCGCAAAGGAGCTGGGCATTCGGATAGAAGGCGAATTCGCGGCGTTGGCGATGTCGAGCGACGCTCCCATCCAGCTCGGAGAGCGCTGCACCGTGTTCATGGAGCGCGACGTCAACAACCGTCTGCGTGACGGGGCGGAGCTCAAGGACGTCGTCGCGGGACTGGCCCTGTCGGTGGCCACCAACTACATCAACCGGGTCGTCCGGGGCCGGCGGATTGGCGAGGTCGTCTTCTTCCAGGGCGGCACGGCCTACAACGATGCCGTCGCCGCGGCCATAAGTGCCATCATCGGCAAGCGCGTCATCGTGCCCCCGTTCAACGGCGTCATCGGCGCGCTGGGGGTTGCGCACCTGGCGCGGGAGAAGATGAGGGACGGCCGTCCGACGTCGTTCCGGGGATTTGCGATCGACCAGGTGGACTACGACATGTCCGAGTTCACCTGCAAGGGATGCACGAACGAGTGCCAGATGCAGCGCTTTACGATCGACGGGGAACAGACCTACTGGGGTGACAAGTGCGCCGTGCGCTACCGCAAGGCCGCCCGGTCCGATCGCCAGCCGGCCATCGAGGATCTCGTGTCGTTTCGGGAGCGCGAATTGATCGCGACGTACAACCCTGAAGCGGGCAGCGGTCCGGTCGTCGGACTGCCGTTCTGCCTTTCGACGTATGACTGGGCCCCGTTCTGGCTGGCGGTGTTCAAGGAGCTCGACGTTCGGGTCCTGCTTTCGGAGCCGACGAACAATCAAATCGCGAAACGCGGCCTCGAGGCGACCGTGGCCGAGCCGTGTTTTCCGGTGCAGGTCGCTCACGGTCACATCCGTTCGCTGCTGGAGAAGGGCGTCGACTTCGTGTTTGTGCCCAACAGCATCTCCGCGCCCGGGGATCCACAGGAGAAGCCGTCCTTCTTCTGTCCCTGGAACCAGACACTGCCGTTTGTGGTGCGCGCGGCGCCGTTCATCTTCGAGCATCGGCACAAGGTGGTTGCGCCGACACTCTGGTTCAATGGCGGCGCTGCTGTGGTGGCGGCGTCGCTCGCGGAGGCGTTCGGGGCGATCGGCCTTCGCTGGCGCGCCCGTCAGGTTCAGCGGGCTGTCCGAGTGGGGTTCGAGGCGATGGGTCAGTTCCAGTCATCGATCGCCGAGGCTGGCCGACGGGCTCTCGCGACGCTCGACGAGACGGGCGAGCCTGGCGTGGTCCTGCTCGGCCGGTCCTACAACATCTACGACCGTGGCGTCAGCCTCGATGTGGCGACCAAGCTCAGGAAATATTACGGCGCCAACGTCCTGGGATTCGATTTCCTCGCCGCGGAGGCGGATGGCCAGCGGTGGCACGAGGACACGATGTACTGGCATTCGGGCGCCCGTGTCCTGGCGGCCGCCTCCTTCACGCGCGACCGGCCCAATCTCCACCTCATCTACATCACCAACTTCAAGTGCGGACCCGATTCGTACGTCAAGCACGGGGTGCTTGACGTATCCGGGAGGCCGTTTCTGACACTGCAGTTCGACGGCCACAACAACGACGCGGGCATCCTGACGCGGTGCGAGGCGTACCTGGAGAGCAAGGGGGTTCTGCAGTGA
- a CDS encoding NAD-dependent malic enzyme, whose amino-acid sequence MKTFAIKVDPLTNEEYWEVFLRGQQLLSDPLLNKASAFTEEERIALDLVGLLRSGVSELDMQEQRTLEAYRRKPGDDLEKYIYLQGLMDRNEVLFYRLLVNNLPEMLPIIYTPTVGQACLQLSKITRRYRGVYISPESVGRIDQMLQSLSLPSVNLIVVTDGERILGLGDLGSDGMGIPVGKVKLYVAAGGLHPACCLPVCLDVGTNNEALLNDPLYLGWKHPRLDGDEYWDFVEKFVLGVKRNLPEALVQWEDFAKHKAFTLLERYQERLLSFDDDIQGTGAVAIASIMTAMRIKKSRISDERFVSAGMGQAGVGIAMNIRTLMKASGLNDEEIRRRIFAIDVPGLLMHDTPGLSKWQKPFAQDRETVAGWTLHSQGRIDLLDVVTNAHPTVVVGVTAQPGLFSQDILSAIARRERRPVVLVLSNPTSKSECTPDDVARATDGHGLIATGSPFPDTSWEGRTITTSQCNNLYMFPGVGLGALVAKAPKVTHAMFFAASRALSAMVTPAQEQQGCLLPPMDDIRAVSRVIAKAVAIEARDAGLGRLMDDQKISSVIAQAQWEPGYAPYRPGRLIW is encoded by the coding sequence ATGAAGACGTTTGCCATCAAGGTCGATCCGCTCACCAACGAGGAATACTGGGAAGTGTTCCTGCGCGGCCAGCAACTGCTCAGCGATCCCCTGCTCAACAAGGCGTCCGCCTTCACCGAAGAGGAGCGGATCGCGCTCGACCTGGTGGGCCTGCTGCGGTCTGGCGTGTCTGAACTCGACATGCAGGAACAGCGCACGCTGGAAGCCTACCGGCGCAAGCCCGGGGACGATCTGGAGAAGTACATCTATCTCCAGGGCCTGATGGATCGGAACGAAGTCCTGTTCTACCGCCTGCTGGTGAACAACCTCCCCGAAATGCTCCCCATCATCTACACGCCGACGGTTGGCCAGGCCTGCCTGCAATTGAGCAAGATCACGCGGCGGTACCGCGGCGTTTACATCAGCCCCGAGAGCGTCGGCCGCATCGATCAGATGCTGCAGAGCCTCTCGCTGCCGAGCGTCAACCTGATTGTCGTCACCGACGGCGAGCGCATCCTGGGACTGGGCGATCTGGGGTCCGACGGCATGGGCATCCCGGTCGGCAAGGTCAAGCTCTACGTCGCCGCCGGGGGCCTGCATCCGGCCTGCTGCCTCCCGGTCTGCCTCGACGTGGGCACCAACAACGAGGCGCTCCTGAACGACCCGCTCTATCTCGGGTGGAAGCACCCGCGGCTCGATGGCGACGAGTATTGGGATTTCGTCGAAAAGTTCGTGCTGGGCGTGAAGCGCAACCTCCCCGAGGCGCTGGTCCAGTGGGAGGATTTCGCGAAACACAAGGCGTTCACGCTGCTCGAACGCTACCAGGAGCGCCTCCTCTCGTTCGACGACGACATCCAGGGCACCGGCGCCGTGGCGATTGCGTCGATCATGACGGCGATGCGCATCAAGAAGAGCCGCATCAGCGACGAGCGATTCGTGAGTGCCGGCATGGGCCAGGCCGGCGTCGGGATCGCGATGAACATCCGCACGCTGATGAAGGCCTCTGGACTGAACGACGAGGAAATCCGGCGCCGCATCTTCGCCATCGACGTCCCGGGCTTGCTGATGCACGACACTCCCGGCCTGTCGAAGTGGCAGAAGCCTTTCGCCCAGGATCGCGAGACGGTCGCCGGGTGGACGCTTCACTCCCAGGGCCGGATTGATCTGCTCGACGTCGTCACCAACGCGCACCCCACGGTGGTGGTCGGCGTGACCGCCCAACCCGGCCTCTTCAGCCAGGACATCCTGTCGGCGATCGCCCGGAGGGAGCGGCGGCCTGTCGTGCTGGTGCTCTCCAACCCGACGAGCAAGTCGGAGTGCACGCCAGACGATGTGGCGCGCGCCACCGATGGACACGGCCTGATCGCGACGGGCAGTCCGTTCCCAGACACGTCGTGGGAGGGGCGGACCATCACGACGTCGCAGTGCAACAACCTCTACATGTTCCCGGGCGTGGGCCTTGGCGCGCTGGTCGCGAAAGCGCCCAAGGTGACCCATGCCATGTTCTTTGCCGCCAGCCGGGCGCTCTCCGCCATGGTGACGCCGGCCCAGGAACAACAGGGCTGTCTCCTCCCGCCGATGGACGACATCAGGGCGGTGTCGCGGGTGATCGCGAAGGCGGTCGCCATCGAGGCACGCGACGCCGGGCTGGGGCGGCTCATGGACGATCAGAAGATCAGTTCCGTGATTGCGCAGGCACAATGGGAACCCGGTTACGCGCCATATCGGCCTGGGCGGCTGATCTGGTGA
- a CDS encoding glycosyltransferase family 4 protein: MKICIVTEYYYPLLGGISEHVHNSGLQLVRLGHEVWIITSNQPRREETEKYWPDDSPFTIVRLGRGCRVRSNGSVAGVTLGFRRLWADMRAVMLRERFDIVHVHSPLVPTLPALAILAAPGPIVATFHSSFGYYRSYWILRKVIQSQFLDRLNGQIAVSQSCVRALEPYFRVSARIIPNGIDVDAFSPTAPKLSKYDDGKLNLLFLSRIEPRTGLDVVLRAFEIIKRQRPDVRLIVVGDGPGRAEYERSVPREYAHDVEFVGRVLAERASYYRTADVYCAPISTASFGMTLLEAMASATPIVATENDGYRDLLGPEEGVLVPYGSAQAFADAILPLLADKDLRLRMGRAGIAKAAGYAWPKVAGQVVAFYEEILSRSRGSRERPAHSPR; the protein is encoded by the coding sequence ATGAAGATCTGCATCGTCACTGAGTACTACTATCCGCTCCTCGGCGGCATCAGCGAGCACGTCCATAATTCGGGCCTGCAGCTCGTCCGCCTGGGCCACGAGGTCTGGATCATCACGTCGAACCAGCCCCGGCGGGAGGAGACCGAGAAGTACTGGCCGGACGACAGTCCGTTCACCATCGTGCGGCTCGGCCGCGGTTGCCGCGTGCGCTCAAACGGCTCAGTGGCCGGCGTGACGCTGGGATTCAGGCGCCTGTGGGCGGACATGCGCGCCGTGATGCTGAGGGAGCGGTTCGACATCGTGCACGTCCACTCCCCCCTCGTCCCGACGCTGCCGGCGCTCGCGATCCTCGCGGCCCCAGGCCCAATAGTGGCGACGTTTCACAGCTCCTTCGGCTACTACCGGAGCTACTGGATCCTGCGGAAGGTGATCCAGAGCCAGTTCCTGGACAGGCTCAACGGACAGATCGCGGTATCACAAAGCTGCGTGCGCGCGCTCGAGCCGTACTTCCGGGTGAGCGCCCGGATTATCCCGAACGGTATCGACGTCGACGCGTTCTCACCGACTGCCCCGAAACTGTCGAAGTACGACGATGGCAAGCTGAATCTGCTCTTTCTGAGCCGAATCGAGCCGCGCACCGGGCTGGACGTGGTGCTCCGAGCCTTCGAGATCATCAAACGCCAGCGGCCCGACGTTCGCCTCATCGTGGTCGGCGATGGCCCGGGGCGCGCGGAGTACGAACGGAGCGTGCCGCGGGAGTACGCGCACGACGTCGAGTTCGTTGGCCGGGTGCTGGCCGAGCGCGCGTCGTACTACCGGACGGCCGACGTCTATTGCGCCCCCATCAGCACGGCATCGTTCGGTATGACGCTGCTCGAGGCCATGGCGTCGGCGACGCCGATCGTCGCGACCGAGAACGACGGCTATCGCGACCTGCTTGGGCCCGAAGAGGGCGTCCTGGTGCCGTACGGCAGCGCCCAGGCGTTTGCCGACGCGATTCTGCCGCTGCTGGCCGACAAGGACCTCCGCCTGCGGATGGGACGGGCCGGCATCGCGAAGGCCGCCGGCTATGCGTGGCCGAAGGTCGCCGGGCAGGTGGTCGCCTTCTACGAGGAGATCCTGAGCCGTTCTCGCGGAAGCCGGGAACGCCCCGCACACAGCCCCCGATGA